One window from the genome of Phycisphaerales bacterium encodes:
- the trpD gene encoding anthranilate phosphoribosyltransferase produces MSSEASPMLERLLQGDSLDENAAHALVHALADGGVEPPLAGALLAALRAKGETAAEVRGLARGLRELATTPPFETPADGCDLVGTGGDGSNSYNISTGGAILAAAAGATIVKHGNRSISSRSGAADLLAALGIEVPMPDLAKALRDSRFVYLHAPAFHPAMAAIAPIRKAMGVRTVFNILGPLTNPARPPFAVIGAFSPGVAQLTAEALAGLEVKRAFVVHGEPGWDEATPCGRFLLFDVHDGRVERTTRDPREFGIDRCLPEDLRGGTPEENAEALRRVVGGNDAGPHRDALVLTAGLALEVSGKVSDLDQGVSQAREAIEDGRAAALLDRLGSMGDS; encoded by the coding sequence ATGAGCTCGGAAGCGTCGCCGATGCTGGAGCGGTTGCTGCAGGGCGATTCGCTCGACGAGAATGCCGCGCACGCGTTGGTGCATGCGCTGGCTGATGGCGGGGTCGAACCACCCCTTGCCGGGGCGCTGCTGGCGGCGCTGCGGGCCAAGGGCGAGACGGCAGCCGAGGTACGCGGGCTCGCGCGCGGGTTGCGTGAACTCGCGACGACGCCGCCCTTCGAGACGCCCGCCGACGGGTGCGACCTGGTTGGCACGGGCGGCGACGGCAGCAACAGCTACAACATCTCGACCGGCGGTGCGATCCTGGCCGCCGCTGCGGGTGCGACGATCGTCAAGCACGGCAACCGTTCGATCAGTTCGAGATCGGGCGCTGCGGATCTGCTCGCGGCGCTCGGGATCGAGGTGCCCATGCCCGATTTGGCGAAGGCGCTTCGCGACTCGCGATTCGTGTACCTTCACGCGCCAGCGTTCCACCCGGCCATGGCCGCCATCGCACCGATCCGCAAGGCGATGGGCGTACGGACAGTCTTCAACATCCTGGGCCCGCTGACGAATCCGGCCCGGCCGCCGTTCGCGGTAATCGGGGCGTTCTCTCCCGGGGTCGCCCAACTCACGGCCGAGGCGCTCGCGGGGCTCGAGGTCAAGCGTGCGTTCGTCGTGCACGGCGAGCCGGGATGGGACGAGGCAACCCCGTGTGGTCGATTCCTCCTTTTTGACGTGCACGATGGTCGCGTGGAGCGGACGACGCGAGATCCTCGAGAGTTTGGCATCGACCGGTGCTTGCCCGAGGACCTGCGTGGCGGCACGCCCGAGGAAAACGCCGAAGCGCTGCGGAGAGTCGTGGGCGGGAACGATGCCGGTCCGCATCGCGATGCGCTCGTGCTGACGGCAGGGCTCGCGCTCGAGGTGTCGGGGAAGGTAAGCGACCTGGATCAGGGCGTGTCGCAGGCTCGTGAGGCCATCGAGGATGGTCGGGCCGCCGCGTTGCTGGATCGTCTCGGATCGATGGGCGACTCGTGA
- a CDS encoding indole-3-glycerol phosphate synthase TrpC, with protein sequence MTLQSLASLRSRSFDTPPPKAVSLGDFGLIAEVKRSSPSEGVLAADSLDALSQARTYADAGASMISVLTEPSRFGGSEDDLRQIARSVDVPVMRKDFLVDPYQVVEARAWGASAVLLIARILDDEDLRRMLNESEEMGLVVLVEAFDGEDLERANAAIEGRANVLLGLNCRDLATLEEDVGRFREVVDRFPAGVPKIAESGIATGRDAAAVATLGYDGALVGTALMRSDNPGALARAMIEAGRAARG encoded by the coding sequence ATGACACTTCAGTCCCTTGCCAGTCTTCGGAGCAGGTCGTTCGACACGCCGCCTCCGAAGGCTGTCTCACTCGGCGACTTCGGATTGATCGCCGAAGTGAAACGGTCGAGCCCCAGCGAGGGCGTGCTCGCGGCCGACTCGCTCGATGCCTTGTCACAGGCACGAACCTATGCGGATGCGGGCGCCTCGATGATCTCGGTGCTCACCGAGCCGTCGCGCTTCGGTGGGAGCGAGGACGACCTCCGGCAGATCGCGCGGAGCGTCGACGTGCCGGTGATGCGCAAGGACTTCCTGGTCGACCCGTACCAAGTCGTCGAGGCACGGGCGTGGGGCGCCTCGGCCGTGCTGCTGATCGCTCGCATCCTGGACGACGAGGACCTGCGTCGCATGCTCAACGAGAGCGAGGAAATGGGGCTCGTCGTGCTGGTCGAGGCGTTCGACGGCGAGGATCTCGAGCGAGCCAACGCTGCGATCGAAGGCCGAGCCAACGTGCTGCTTGGCCTGAATTGCCGAGACCTTGCCACGCTCGAAGAGGACGTCGGGCGGTTTCGAGAAGTCGTCGATCGCTTTCCCGCTGGCGTGCCGAAGATCGCCGAGTCGGGCATCGCGACCGGGCGGGATGCCGCCGCCGTGGCAACGCTCGGTTATGACGGCGCGCTCGTTGGGACGGCCCTGATGCGATCCGACAACCCGGGAGCCCTCGCTCGCGCGATGATCGAGGCCGGAAGGGCGGCCCGTGGCTGA
- a CDS encoding phosphoribosylanthranilate isomerase: MADRVRIKVCGLTTPEMVDACVDAGVDAVGVVLSPSPRQATPGRAAELLSHLPGYVAGVAVYRHPDAELVERAMSVLPPWTLHQSDRADFTDSLALAREDRRVPVVRLGPSFEQDIAGLDGRMVLVEGQESGSGQPAPWQDAKPWVSRCRVVIAGGLRIDNVTGVVRSLRPFAVDVSSGVEREPGVKDAGMIREFVAAVRQGERA; the protein is encoded by the coding sequence GTGGCTGACCGCGTGCGCATCAAGGTGTGCGGGCTGACGACGCCAGAGATGGTGGACGCCTGCGTCGATGCGGGCGTGGACGCCGTCGGCGTCGTGCTGAGCCCGTCGCCCCGGCAGGCCACGCCGGGGCGGGCCGCGGAGCTGCTCTCGCACCTGCCGGGCTACGTCGCGGGCGTCGCGGTGTATCGGCACCCCGACGCAGAGCTCGTCGAACGCGCCATGAGCGTGCTTCCGCCGTGGACGCTGCACCAGTCCGACCGCGCGGACTTCACCGACTCGCTCGCGCTCGCGCGTGAGGACCGGCGCGTGCCGGTCGTTCGCCTGGGACCATCTTTCGAGCAAGATATCGCCGGGCTCGACGGCCGCATGGTCCTGGTCGAGGGGCAGGAGTCCGGCTCGGGCCAGCCCGCACCGTGGCAGGACGCAAAGCCTTGGGTGTCGCGGTGTCGTGTGGTCATCGCCGGCGGGCTGCGCATCGACAACGTCACCGGCGTGGTCCGATCGCTCCGACCATTCGCGGTGGACGTATCCTCGGGCGTCGAGCGCGAGCCGGGCGTGAAGGACGCCGGCATGATTCGCGAGTTCGTAGCAGCCGTCAGGCAAGGGGAACGCGCATGA
- the trpB gene encoding tryptophan synthase subunit beta — MTADTQGLLRALIGGALPNEHGFFGPFGGRFVPETLVPALDRFEAGARDALADAAFHNELRQHQETWVGRPTPLMYAPRLSEAWKAQVWLKREDLAHTGAHKINNALGQALIAKRIGAERIVAETGAGQHGVATAAACARVGLPCIVYMGAKDVERQAPNVVRMRRMGAEVRPVTTGDATLRSAVDEAIRHWVGDPQGTHYILGSAVGPHPFPWVVREFQKVIGIESRRQMLEQVHGLPDLAVACVGGGSNAIGFYHGFLGDSSVEMHGAEAGGVGAAVGQHAATMSGGTPGVLHGSRSMLLQDEDGQVSDTQSVSAGLDYPAIGPEHALLAHVGRVRYHAVRDGEAIAALDELSRLEGILPAVEPAHALALAKRLCEGRDHPTVLVNVCGRGDKDMPILTRLAEQEGR, encoded by the coding sequence ATGACCGCGGACACGCAAGGCCTCCTGCGGGCGCTCATCGGCGGCGCGCTGCCCAACGAGCACGGCTTCTTCGGCCCCTTCGGCGGTCGCTTCGTGCCCGAGACGCTCGTGCCCGCGCTCGATCGGTTCGAAGCGGGCGCTCGAGATGCGCTGGCCGACGCCGCGTTCCACAACGAACTGAGGCAGCACCAGGAAACGTGGGTCGGCCGGCCGACGCCCCTGATGTATGCACCGCGCCTGAGCGAGGCATGGAAGGCGCAGGTGTGGCTGAAGCGCGAGGACCTGGCCCACACCGGAGCCCACAAGATCAACAACGCGCTCGGGCAGGCGCTCATCGCCAAGCGGATCGGGGCCGAGCGGATCGTTGCCGAGACGGGCGCGGGCCAGCACGGCGTGGCGACGGCCGCGGCGTGTGCTCGTGTCGGCCTGCCGTGCATCGTCTACATGGGCGCGAAGGATGTGGAGCGACAGGCCCCCAACGTCGTGCGCATGCGGCGCATGGGCGCGGAGGTCCGGCCAGTCACGACCGGCGACGCGACGCTGCGCAGCGCCGTCGACGAGGCCATCCGCCACTGGGTGGGCGATCCGCAGGGCACGCATTACATCCTCGGTAGCGCCGTCGGCCCCCACCCCTTCCCGTGGGTCGTCCGCGAGTTCCAGAAGGTCATCGGTATCGAAAGCCGGCGGCAGATGCTCGAGCAGGTGCACGGATTGCCCGACCTCGCCGTCGCGTGCGTGGGCGGCGGGAGCAACGCCATCGGCTTCTACCACGGCTTCCTGGGCGACTCGAGCGTCGAGATGCACGGTGCCGAGGCGGGCGGCGTCGGCGCGGCCGTCGGCCAGCACGCGGCGACCATGAGCGGCGGCACGCCGGGCGTGCTGCATGGCTCGCGTTCGATGCTCCTCCAGGACGAGGACGGCCAGGTGAGCGACACGCAATCGGTGTCGGCCGGGCTCGACTACCCCGCCATCGGCCCCGAGCATGCGCTGCTCGCGCACGTCGGGCGCGTGAGGTACCACGCCGTACGCGATGGCGAGGCGATCGCGGCGCTCGACGAACTGTCAAGGCTCGAGGGCATCCTGCCGGCCGTCGAGCCCGCGCATGCTCTCGCACTGGCCAAGCGGCTGTGCGAGGGTCGCGACCACCCCACCGTGCTGGTCAACGTCTGCGGGCGCGGCGACAAGGACATGCCGATCCTGACGCGGCTGGCCGAGCAGGAGGGTCGCTGA
- the trpA gene encoding tryptophan synthase subunit alpha, with amino-acid sequence MHAHEAISKAITDGRDAHGIALVAYVTAGYPSMEAFPAILNDACQHADVVEVGIPFSNPIADGGSLQETARAALAAGATMKKIMHTLRDLDGTLAAPLLLMGYLNPLLAYGLDRLAEDASSAGVRGVIVPDLPLEALDIAKPLNDAGLATIGMVSPVTSDARLARIAAHASGFVYAVTSVGVTGQHRSDQSDIVEYLKKVKATATIPVCAGFGIREKAHVDALRGACDGVIVGSALMEAVGEGRDVGSILQALR; translated from the coding sequence ATGCACGCGCACGAAGCGATCAGCAAGGCGATCACCGACGGCCGCGACGCGCACGGTATCGCCCTGGTCGCGTACGTCACGGCCGGGTACCCGAGCATGGAGGCCTTCCCCGCGATCCTTAACGATGCCTGCCAGCACGCGGATGTCGTCGAAGTCGGCATCCCCTTTAGCAATCCCATCGCCGACGGCGGCTCGCTGCAGGAGACCGCCCGCGCGGCGCTTGCGGCCGGTGCGACGATGAAGAAGATCATGCACACGCTGCGTGACCTGGACGGCACCCTGGCCGCCCCGCTGCTGCTGATGGGTTATCTCAATCCGCTGCTGGCCTACGGGCTCGATCGGCTCGCCGAAGACGCTTCGAGCGCCGGCGTACGCGGCGTGATCGTGCCCGACCTGCCCCTCGAAGCGCTCGATATCGCCAAACCCCTGAACGACGCGGGGCTCGCCACCATCGGCATGGTCAGCCCCGTCACCAGCGACGCGCGCCTCGCGCGCATCGCCGCGCACGCAAGCGGCTTCGTGTACGCCGTCACGAGCGTGGGCGTCACGGGGCAGCACCGCTCCGATCAGTCGGACATCGTCGAGTACCTCAAGAAGGTCAAGGCCACCGCGACCATCCCCGTCTGCGCCGGCTTTGGCATCCGCGAGAAGGCCCACGTCGACGCTCTGCGCGGCGCGTGCGACGGCGTGATCGTCGGCTCGGCGCTCATGGAGGCGGTTGGCGAGGGGCGGGACGTCGGGTCGATCCTCCAAGCCCTGCGCTGA